In Nocardioides daphniae, the DNA window ACGGTTGCGGTGGCCAGGCCCCAGGTCTTTTGTGTGGTGCGGGTGATTCCGCCCTCCTCCTCATCGTCAGCGTGGGTGTGGCTGTGGCCCTCCTCGGCCTCAGCGTGGCTGTGGTCCTCGGCGGCGGGTTCGGCGGGAGCCTCCGCCGCGGCGGCCTCCTCGAGGCCGATCGCGGTGTCGATCGGCGGTTCGCCGACGGTGAAGGCCACCGCGAAGGTCAGGAGTCCGCGATGAGCCCGGCCAGGAGGCCGCGGACCAGGAAAGTACGTGCGTTCACTTGTGGATCCAGTTTCTGTGGTCGTCGAGATCACCGCGCAGGCAGCGCGGCGTGACCGAGCACCCGTCGAGGGATCGGTGGAAGGGCCGCCCGAGGGCGGCGCTGCTCAGGTGAGCTGCTGAGCCGGCGGGCTCAGTGGCAGGGTAGCCGAGCAGGTGACGACCGTCGTGGACCCACTCGTGGATCACGGTGCCGGCGGGGATGGAGACAGCGCCCTGGTCGGCGCTGACGAAGAAGATGACCAGCAGGCCCAGCAGTCCGACAAAGAACGCCCACGGCGCGAGCTCGCGCAGGTCGACGGTCGGAATCTCGACGGTGGGAATGGCCGGAGCGCCGGGGAACGGCGCGGCATGGGTGTGCGACATGAGTCCTCCTCAGGGTTCTGCGCCCTGGTGGTGTGGGATGGACGAGTGCCTGGGTCTGACTCCACCGCCCGAGGACGGTGACACAGCAGCGCGACTGTG includes these proteins:
- a CDS encoding CbtB domain-containing protein gives rise to the protein MSHTHAAPFPGAPAIPTVEIPTVDLRELAPWAFFVGLLGLLVIFFVSADQGAVSIPAGTVIHEWVHDGRHLLGYPATEPAGSAAHLSSAALGRPFHRSLDGCSVTPRCLRGDLDDHRNWIHK